A window of Variovorax paradoxus EPS genomic DNA:
CCCGCTGGCCAGGTGCTGCGCGAGGCCGTGTACGACGACGGCCAGGAGCGCGGGCTGGTGCGCAGCTTCTACCCCGGTGGCCAGTTGCGGCGCGCCACCTTCTACCCCAACACCGGCGCCGGCCCCGAGCGCGCCGTCGTCGAATTCACCGAACGCGGCCAGATGTCGATGCTGCGCTGCGGCGAGGCGCCGGTGCTGGCGCCCGTGGCCGACGACGCCAAGCTGTGCGGCTTCACGAGCGGTGGCGCATCGCAGGTCGATCTGTTCGACGCGCGCGGCACGCTGCGTTCGCGGGTGTCGTACCTCGCGGGCAAGCGCGTGCGCAGCCAGGAGTTCTACGACAACGGCAAGCCCTCGACGCTCGACGAGACCACCGGCAACCAGCGCATCGAGCGCAGCTTTTCATCGGAAGGCGTCAAGCGCCGCGAGACCGTGTGGCTGCTGGCCGAGCGCAGCGCCATCCGGCAGCGCGAGCAGGAATTCTCCGAAAAAGGCACCGTGGTGCGCGACCAGCGCTGGACGCCCACGGGCGAGCCGCTGCGCGACGACAGCTTCTATCTCAACGGCCAGCCGCGCAGCAAGGCGGTGTACAGCGGCGCGGGCAACGCACGCACCGTCGAAGTCACCGAGTACTACGACAGCGGCCAGCGCGCCGCCCACGGCCGCTTTCTCGCGCCGAGCCGCAACCGGCAGTTGCCCATCGGCACGCACCAGCGTTTCAGCGAAAAGGGCACGCTGCTGGCCGAGTCGCACTTCGACCCCAAGGGACGCGTGACGCGCGAGCGTGCATGGGACGAGAACGGCGACTTGCAGCGCGACGACGAAGTCTTCGAAGACGGCTCCCGAAAAGCCTTCACCCAATAAACAGGCTCGCCCCCAGGCTTCGCGCACTTCGTGTCGCTTCTCCAACCCCCTACCGGGGGCAACACCAACGGCCCGGCAAAGCCGGTTCCGTGGTGTTCCCGAACAATCGGGGACCCAACCAGGAGCTGTTGCCGAATCAGTCCAGCTTGATGCCGGCCTGCTTGATGATCGGCCCCCAGCGCTTCGACTCCGCACGCGACAGCGCCGCGAACTGCGCCGGCGTGCCGGGCATCGCTTCCATCCCGAAATCGTCGAAGCGCTTCTGCACGGCGGGCGTGCCGAAGGCCTTGTTCAGGTCGCCGTTGAGCTTGCTCACTACCGCGGGCGGCAGGCCGGCCGGGCCGAGGATGCCCTGGAACGCGAACACCTCCGTGTTGGGCACGCCCACTTCGGCCAGCGTCGGCACGTTGGGCAGCGGCTTGCTGCGCGCGCCCGAGCCGATGGCGAGTACGCGCACCTTGTTGCTCTGCATGATCGGCAGGCCGGAGGCGAGGTCCAGGAACATGCAGGGCACCTGACCGCCCATCACGTCGGCCATCGCGGGCGCGGCGCCGCGGTAGGGGATGTGGGTGATGAAGGTGCCGGTGCGCACCTTGAACATTTCCATGGCCAGGTGGTGCGGCGAGCCGTTGCCGGGCGAGGCGTAGTTGACCTTGCCGGGGTTGGCCTTCACGTAGGCCAGGAACTCCTTGAAGTTCTTCGCCGGGAAGTCCGGATGCACCACCAGCGCGAGCGGAAACTTGCCGATGGCGCCGATGTAGGTGAAGTCCTTTTCAGGGCTGAACGGCAGCTTGCTGAACAGGTGCTCGTTGAAGGCCAGCACGGCGTTGTCGGCCGAGAGGATCGTGTAGCCGTCGGGCTTGCTCTTGGCGACGATGTCCGCGCCGATGTTGGTCGAGGCGCCGGGGCGGTTGTCCACCACGATCTGCTGGCCCAGCGTCTGGCGCATGGCTTCGGCCAGCACGCGCGCGATCACGTCGGTGCCGCCGCCCGCCGGGTACGGCACGACCCACTTGATGAGCTGCGCGGGGTACTCCTGCGCATGGGCAAAAGGCGAGGCGGCCACGGCGGCGCCGGATGCGAGCGTGGCGAGAAGGGTGCGGCGATCCATGGATCAGTCTCCTGGTTGTAATTGGGTTGCGGAAAGCGATGGTACGGGCAGCGCGCGCAGCGCATCGGCGAGCGCGGCACGGCAGCGCGC
This region includes:
- a CDS encoding toxin-antitoxin system YwqK family antitoxin, encoding MPFFAEPHLTARIFRVTLATLIPLPLFFGASGAQAAQVCELNGQSVSPSNGSTTAGKTGLMRCKDGTTGEVQREQQLQNGVFMGLVRFYEKGKLAREHTTNAKGNMQGRAREFSPAGQVLREAVYDDGQERGLVRSFYPGGQLRRATFYPNTGAGPERAVVEFTERGQMSMLRCGEAPVLAPVADDAKLCGFTSGGASQVDLFDARGTLRSRVSYLAGKRVRSQEFYDNGKPSTLDETTGNQRIERSFSSEGVKRRETVWLLAERSAIRQREQEFSEKGTVVRDQRWTPTGEPLRDDSFYLNGQPRSKAVYSGAGNARTVEVTEYYDSGQRAAHGRFLAPSRNRQLPIGTHQRFSEKGTLLAESHFDPKGRVTRERAWDENGDLQRDDEVFEDGSRKAFTQ
- a CDS encoding Bug family tripartite tricarboxylate transporter substrate binding protein, which produces MDRRTLLATLASGAAVAASPFAHAQEYPAQLIKWVVPYPAGGGTDVIARVLAEAMRQTLGQQIVVDNRPGASTNIGADIVAKSKPDGYTILSADNAVLAFNEHLFSKLPFSPEKDFTYIGAIGKFPLALVVHPDFPAKNFKEFLAYVKANPGKVNYASPGNGSPHHLAMEMFKVRTGTFITHIPYRGAAPAMADVMGGQVPCMFLDLASGLPIMQSNKVRVLAIGSGARSKPLPNVPTLAEVGVPNTEVFAFQGILGPAGLPPAVVSKLNGDLNKAFGTPAVQKRFDDFGMEAMPGTPAQFAALSRAESKRWGPIIKQAGIKLD